A stretch of Arctopsyche grandis isolate Sample6627 chromosome 9, ASM5162203v2, whole genome shotgun sequence DNA encodes these proteins:
- the Isha gene encoding insulator su(Hw) mRNA adaptor isoform X1, which translates to MEMSEVKAFNAELSALYENRPPISKAKMGAITRGAIKAIKFYKHVVHSVEKFILKCKAEYKVPGLYVIDSIVRQSRHQFGSDKDVFAPRFAKNMQNTFANLLRCPPEDKRNIIRVLNLWQKNNVFGPDVIQPLFDMADPNHPIHQELLAQQPNTNGSMASANAESKNSPMTSQHTPTITPNQDQMHQILRGHDSAPAPNTPSQSAQINFNRRLLNVDFEYESEDEGAAADMSPPSSRGPIPAPTQCQPPAPVQNPQMNNFMMNPLSNLQSIHPQDTLGSILTNPEILRQLHSLQTQMMMANFPLQANSVNMSQDMNYVDTSQPPPMIHKSDDMNNAKSTSPLLDEVNNESDIEFVDDAGPQVIEIDGNDSRSPSPKNSKRRRSRSRDRSRRSRSRSRRSRSRSRERRRRSRERSRDRVRDKPRDREKDKEREKEKEREREKERERRKKGLPPIKKETLSVCSTTLWVGHLSKLVQAEDLSDAFGGIGDVISIDLVPPRGCAFIVMNRRRDAARAINKLNKHKMHGKAITVAWAPGKGVKGREWKDFWEAEAGACYIPWSRLPPRLDDPEGVSILEGLEEGGVMDEETMPTSSQQKSLTGDIKPKPLTDMSVVSAGVLSSNPGMMVMSPLPPPQGLGVDTSCLPPPLAPLGFSPHPALSLPLLGFKSSPPPGLQQALHLQAVLAHQQQQQLATQLLLGNSRLPPHPLSAIGTPLQSLLDSRQDDAMELDTGDEHNEPMPSIAEAKKMSMEDDPHMSAKLKALVSNPPPSFNIPPPLIPVPSLLGKPPLLPGQNFSMTSQPPPLLDASMSEQSLQNNEKDKDIKRDRDGSRKERKDRERGDRDRPRDRHERDRERDRDRGERDRERDRDRGERERNDRERGVEKERDRNDKDRERDRDRGRDRNNRWGGRDHRGASRERSPSGLGRHGGSANNVANERSLQDRLWEMANGPGLRPQRGDSPSRSSRNSDRPSKDSHTADSLLGDGPSEIDRRKGPHSSGNRSLSPSDIMGPNGPLRLNSSIGPNGPMGPVGPIGPNGPIGPMGPSGPIGPIGGMGMMGPNISLMGRSLPPMTPFRIGREDMRIRSMGPRGPLLRPGMWLDGPGQFGPRFNGGPPFNRPPFDGPPFDRSFDGPPFDRPPFDRPQFDGPGRPSFDGPGRPPFDSPRFEGGAMYDGPPDGYYERNGPRAPRGMRGSEGRRPRERENEGRERPNRSSRWTESESPEKSTSKSESITEIKDPIESDNTANSQKSPEDKVSQDDSGNTNDQSPDNTNKNSEEDKEPTQFHPDEVEDSFVKNIEIVPETKSDCENDVNDTPAPEIFEDKVNEQPETHIEPEENNVDNDNVEEGRGTPCRDEPANTSTTSPDLTNP; encoded by the exons ATGGAGATGTCAGAGGTGAAGGCGTTCAACGCCGAG CTCTCGGCGTTGTACGAGAACCGACCGCCCATCTCCAAAGCCAAGATGGGGGCCATCACGAGAGGCGCCATCAAGGCCATCAAGTTCTACAAGCACGTGGTGCACAGCGTCGAGAAGTTCATCCTCAAGTGCAAGGCCGAGTACAAGGTCCCCGGCCTCTACGTCATCGACTCCATCGTGCGCCAGTCCAGGCATCAGTTCGGTTCCGACAAGGATGTCTTCGCGCCCAGGTTCGCCAAGAACATGCAGAACACCTTCGCCAACCTGCTCCGGTGTCCGCCCGAAGACAAG AGAAATATTATTCGAGTATTGAATCTATGGCAAAAAAACAATGTGTTCGGTCCTGACGTAATACAGCCATTATTTGATATGGCCGACCCCAACCATCCGATTCACCAGGAACTTTTAGCGCAACAGCCGAACACAAATG GTTCTATGGCGTCGGCGAATGCCGAATCAAAAAATTCACCAATGACATCACAACATACACCTACTATTACTCCAAATCAAGATCAA ATGCACCAGATACTAAGAGGACATGATTCGGCGCCTGCTCCAAATACTCCCTCTCAATCAgcacaaattaattttaatcgacGATTGTTGAATGTAGATTTCGAATATGAAAGTGAAGATGAAGGTGCGGCGGCTGACATGAGTCCTCCATCGTCTCGGGGTCCTATCCCTGCGCCAACTCAGTGTCAACCACCAGCCCCTGTTCAAAATccacaaatgaataattttatgaTGAACCCATTAAGTAATTTGCAATCGATTCATCCGCAAGATACTTTGGGCAG tATTTTGACGAATCCGGAAATATTACGGCAATTACATAGTCTTCAAACTCAAATGATGATGGCTAATTTTCCATTGCAG GCAAACAGTGTTAATATGTCTCAAGATATGAATTATGTTGATACATCTCAACCTCCACCAATGATTCATAAG TCTGATGATATGAATAATGCTAAAAGCACTAGCCCATTGTTGGATGAAGTGAACAATGAATCGGATATAGAATTTGTTGATGATGCTGGTCCACAAGTAATAGAAATCGATGGTAATGATTCACG GAGTCCTTCGCCTAAAAATTCTAAACGCCGTCGTAGCAGATCTCGCGATAGATCTAGACGATCTAGATCTCGATCACGAAGATCGAGATCACGATCGCGTGAAAGGCGTAGACGTTCCAGGGAACGCTCTCGAGACCGTGTCCGCGATAAACCTCGTGATCGAGAAAAGGACAAGGAACGTGAAAAGGAAAAAGAGCGCGAGAGAGAAAAGGAACGAGAAAGGCGCAAAAAAGGCCTACCACCAATCAAGAAAGAAACTTTAAGcg TATGCAGCACAACTCTCTGGGTTGGACATTTATCGAAATTAGTACAAGCTGAAGATCTGTCCGATGCTTTTGGAGGCATTGGAGATGTAATTAGTATAGACCTAGTTCCTCCAAGAGGTTGTGCATTTATAGTTATGAATAGAAGGAGAGATGCTGCACGTGCCATTAACAAACTCAATAAGCACAAAATGCATGGCAAAGCAATTACG gtgGCGTGGGCTCCTGGAAAAGGAGTTAAGGGTCGTGAGTGGAAAGACTTTTGGGAAGCTGAAGCAGGTGCTTGCTATATACCTTGGTCTCGATTGCCTCCTCGACTAGACGATCCTGAGGGTGTGTCTATATTAGAAGGACTCGAAGAAGGCGGTGTAATGGACGAAGAAACAATGCCAACTTCTTCACAACAAAAG TCACTGACGGGTGACATAAAACCCAAACCACTGACTGACATGTCAGTTGTCTCAGCTGGAGTATTGTCTTCCAATCCAGGAATGATGGTTATGTCACCATTACCTCCCCCTCAAgg ACTGGGCGTGGATACAAGCTGTTTACCTCCGCCACTTGCACCATTAGGATTTTCTCCTCATCCAGCTTTATCTCTGCCTTTGCTTGGATTTAAATCTTCTCCTCCACCAG GTCTTCAACAAGCGTTGCATCTTCAAGCTGTACTTGCCCATCAACAACAACAGCAGCTGGCTACTCAACTATTGTTGGGTAATTCTCGTTTGCCTCCCCATCCGCTTTCTGCTATTGGAACACCACTTCAG TCTCTCTTGGATTCGAGACAAGATGATGCAATGGAATTAGATACTGGCGATGAACACAATGAACCAATGCCGTCCATTGCAGAGGCAAAGAAAATGTCAATGGAAGATGATCCTCATATGTCTGCTAAACTTAAAGCTTTAGTATCAAATCCGCCTCCCTCATTCAACATACCACCACCCCTAATACCTGTACCTAGTTTACTTGGTAAGCCACCTCTACTTCCTGGCCAAAATTTTTCAATGACTTCACAGCCTCCTCCTTTGCTTGATGCATCCATGTCAGAGCAATCGTTACAAAATAACGAAAAAGATAAAGACATTAAACGTGATCGAGATGGAAGCCGGAAGGAAAGAAAGGACAGGGAGAGGGGAGATAGGGATCGGCCTAGAGATAG acatGAGAGAGATAGGGAAAGAGACCGGGATCGCGGTGAAAGAGATAGAGAACGAGATCGTGATAGGGGTGAAAGAGAAAGAAATGACAGGGAGAGAGGGGTTGAAAAAGAACGCGATCGAAATGACAAAGATAGGGAACGTGATCGAGATAGAGGACGTGATAGAAATAATCGTTGGGGAGGCAGAGATCACAG aggtgcaagtcgtgaacgaTCACCCAGTGGTTTGGGTAGACATGGAGGATCTGCAAATAACGTTGCTAATGAAAGAAGTTTACAAGATCGTTTGTGGGAGATGGCGAATGGTCCTGGTCTCCGGCCCCAACGAGGAGACAGCCCTTCCCGATCATCTCGGAACAGTGATAGACCTTCAAAAGATT CTCACACTGCTGATAGTTTGTTAGGTGATGGACCTTCCGAAATAGATAGAAGAAAAGGTCCTCACAGCTCCGGCAATAGATCTTTGTCGCCCAGTGATATTATGGGCCCCAATGGACCTCTACGACTTAATTCTTCAATAGGTCCGAATGGACCAATGGGCCCCGTTGGACCAATTGGCCCTAACGGTCCTATAGGACCAATGGGTCCAAGTGGTCCTATTGGACCGATAGGTGGAATGGGGATGATGGGTCCAAATATATCATTAATGGGAAGATCTTTACCACCAATGACACCGTTCAGAATCGGCAGAGAAG ATATGAGAATCAGATCTATGGGACCAAGAGGACCACTTTTACGACCCG GTATGTGGCTGGATGGACCTGGACAATTTGGTCCTCGGTTTAATGGTGGCCCTCCATTTAATAGACCGCCTTTCGATGGGCCACCATTCGATAGATCATTTGATGGACCTCCTTTTGATCGTCCACCATTTGACAGACCTCAGTTTGACGGTCCTGGCAGACCGTCTTTCGATGGTCCTGGCAGACCTCCATTTGACAGTCCTCGTTTTGAAGGTGGTGCTATGTATGATGGTCCACCAGATGGTTATTACGAAAGAAATGGGCCACGTGCTCCTAGGGGTATGAGAGGCTCGGAAGGAAGGAGACCACGGGAACGTGAAAATGAAGGTAGAGAACGGCCTAATCGCAGTTCGCGGTGGACTGAAAGCGAAAGTCCGGAGAAATCTACTAGTAAATCAGAaagcatcactgaaattaaagaccCCATTGAATCTGATAATACTGCGAATTCACAAAAATCTCCAGAAGATAAGGTTAGTCAAGACGATTCAGGAAACACAAATGATCAGTCACCAgataatactaataaaaattcTGAGGAAGACAAAGAGCCAACTCAATTTCACCCAGATGAAGTTGAAGATTCAtttgttaaaaacattgaaatagTCCCTGAAACCAAAAGTGATTGTGAAAATGATGTCAACGATACCCCAGCACCAGAGATCTTCGAAGATAAAGTAAACGAACAACCTGAAACACACATAGAACCCGAAGAAAATAATGTAGACAATGATAATGTAGAAGAAGGTAGAGGAACCCCATGTAGAGACGAACCAGCAAACACGTCGACTACGTCCCCAGACTTAACAAATCCCTGA
- the Isha gene encoding insulator su(Hw) mRNA adaptor isoform X2 yields MMHQILRGHDSAPAPNTPSQSAQINFNRRLLNVDFEYESEDEGAAADMSPPSSRGPIPAPTQCQPPAPVQNPQMNNFMMNPLSNLQSIHPQDTLGSILTNPEILRQLHSLQTQMMMANFPLQANSVNMSQDMNYVDTSQPPPMIHKSDDMNNAKSTSPLLDEVNNESDIEFVDDAGPQVIEIDGNDSRSPSPKNSKRRRSRSRDRSRRSRSRSRRSRSRSRERRRRSRERSRDRVRDKPRDREKDKEREKEKEREREKERERRKKGLPPIKKETLSVCSTTLWVGHLSKLVQAEDLSDAFGGIGDVISIDLVPPRGCAFIVMNRRRDAARAINKLNKHKMHGKAITVAWAPGKGVKGREWKDFWEAEAGACYIPWSRLPPRLDDPEGVSILEGLEEGGVMDEETMPTSSQQKSLTGDIKPKPLTDMSVVSAGVLSSNPGMMVMSPLPPPQGLGVDTSCLPPPLAPLGFSPHPALSLPLLGFKSSPPPGLQQALHLQAVLAHQQQQQLATQLLLGNSRLPPHPLSAIGTPLQSLLDSRQDDAMELDTGDEHNEPMPSIAEAKKMSMEDDPHMSAKLKALVSNPPPSFNIPPPLIPVPSLLGKPPLLPGQNFSMTSQPPPLLDASMSEQSLQNNEKDKDIKRDRDGSRKERKDRERGDRDRPRDRHERDRERDRDRGERDRERDRDRGERERNDRERGVEKERDRNDKDRERDRDRGRDRNNRWGGRDHRGASRERSPSGLGRHGGSANNVANERSLQDRLWEMANGPGLRPQRGDSPSRSSRNSDRPSKDSHTADSLLGDGPSEIDRRKGPHSSGNRSLSPSDIMGPNGPLRLNSSIGPNGPMGPVGPIGPNGPIGPMGPSGPIGPIGGMGMMGPNISLMGRSLPPMTPFRIGREDMRIRSMGPRGPLLRPGMWLDGPGQFGPRFNGGPPFNRPPFDGPPFDRSFDGPPFDRPPFDRPQFDGPGRPSFDGPGRPPFDSPRFEGGAMYDGPPDGYYERNGPRAPRGMRGSEGRRPRERENEGRERPNRSSRWTESESPEKSTSKSESITEIKDPIESDNTANSQKSPEDKVSQDDSGNTNDQSPDNTNKNSEEDKEPTQFHPDEVEDSFVKNIEIVPETKSDCENDVNDTPAPEIFEDKVNEQPETHIEPEENNVDNDNVEEGRGTPCRDEPANTSTTSPDLTNP; encoded by the exons ATG ATGCACCAGATACTAAGAGGACATGATTCGGCGCCTGCTCCAAATACTCCCTCTCAATCAgcacaaattaattttaatcgacGATTGTTGAATGTAGATTTCGAATATGAAAGTGAAGATGAAGGTGCGGCGGCTGACATGAGTCCTCCATCGTCTCGGGGTCCTATCCCTGCGCCAACTCAGTGTCAACCACCAGCCCCTGTTCAAAATccacaaatgaataattttatgaTGAACCCATTAAGTAATTTGCAATCGATTCATCCGCAAGATACTTTGGGCAG tATTTTGACGAATCCGGAAATATTACGGCAATTACATAGTCTTCAAACTCAAATGATGATGGCTAATTTTCCATTGCAG GCAAACAGTGTTAATATGTCTCAAGATATGAATTATGTTGATACATCTCAACCTCCACCAATGATTCATAAG TCTGATGATATGAATAATGCTAAAAGCACTAGCCCATTGTTGGATGAAGTGAACAATGAATCGGATATAGAATTTGTTGATGATGCTGGTCCACAAGTAATAGAAATCGATGGTAATGATTCACG GAGTCCTTCGCCTAAAAATTCTAAACGCCGTCGTAGCAGATCTCGCGATAGATCTAGACGATCTAGATCTCGATCACGAAGATCGAGATCACGATCGCGTGAAAGGCGTAGACGTTCCAGGGAACGCTCTCGAGACCGTGTCCGCGATAAACCTCGTGATCGAGAAAAGGACAAGGAACGTGAAAAGGAAAAAGAGCGCGAGAGAGAAAAGGAACGAGAAAGGCGCAAAAAAGGCCTACCACCAATCAAGAAAGAAACTTTAAGcg TATGCAGCACAACTCTCTGGGTTGGACATTTATCGAAATTAGTACAAGCTGAAGATCTGTCCGATGCTTTTGGAGGCATTGGAGATGTAATTAGTATAGACCTAGTTCCTCCAAGAGGTTGTGCATTTATAGTTATGAATAGAAGGAGAGATGCTGCACGTGCCATTAACAAACTCAATAAGCACAAAATGCATGGCAAAGCAATTACG gtgGCGTGGGCTCCTGGAAAAGGAGTTAAGGGTCGTGAGTGGAAAGACTTTTGGGAAGCTGAAGCAGGTGCTTGCTATATACCTTGGTCTCGATTGCCTCCTCGACTAGACGATCCTGAGGGTGTGTCTATATTAGAAGGACTCGAAGAAGGCGGTGTAATGGACGAAGAAACAATGCCAACTTCTTCACAACAAAAG TCACTGACGGGTGACATAAAACCCAAACCACTGACTGACATGTCAGTTGTCTCAGCTGGAGTATTGTCTTCCAATCCAGGAATGATGGTTATGTCACCATTACCTCCCCCTCAAgg ACTGGGCGTGGATACAAGCTGTTTACCTCCGCCACTTGCACCATTAGGATTTTCTCCTCATCCAGCTTTATCTCTGCCTTTGCTTGGATTTAAATCTTCTCCTCCACCAG GTCTTCAACAAGCGTTGCATCTTCAAGCTGTACTTGCCCATCAACAACAACAGCAGCTGGCTACTCAACTATTGTTGGGTAATTCTCGTTTGCCTCCCCATCCGCTTTCTGCTATTGGAACACCACTTCAG TCTCTCTTGGATTCGAGACAAGATGATGCAATGGAATTAGATACTGGCGATGAACACAATGAACCAATGCCGTCCATTGCAGAGGCAAAGAAAATGTCAATGGAAGATGATCCTCATATGTCTGCTAAACTTAAAGCTTTAGTATCAAATCCGCCTCCCTCATTCAACATACCACCACCCCTAATACCTGTACCTAGTTTACTTGGTAAGCCACCTCTACTTCCTGGCCAAAATTTTTCAATGACTTCACAGCCTCCTCCTTTGCTTGATGCATCCATGTCAGAGCAATCGTTACAAAATAACGAAAAAGATAAAGACATTAAACGTGATCGAGATGGAAGCCGGAAGGAAAGAAAGGACAGGGAGAGGGGAGATAGGGATCGGCCTAGAGATAG acatGAGAGAGATAGGGAAAGAGACCGGGATCGCGGTGAAAGAGATAGAGAACGAGATCGTGATAGGGGTGAAAGAGAAAGAAATGACAGGGAGAGAGGGGTTGAAAAAGAACGCGATCGAAATGACAAAGATAGGGAACGTGATCGAGATAGAGGACGTGATAGAAATAATCGTTGGGGAGGCAGAGATCACAG aggtgcaagtcgtgaacgaTCACCCAGTGGTTTGGGTAGACATGGAGGATCTGCAAATAACGTTGCTAATGAAAGAAGTTTACAAGATCGTTTGTGGGAGATGGCGAATGGTCCTGGTCTCCGGCCCCAACGAGGAGACAGCCCTTCCCGATCATCTCGGAACAGTGATAGACCTTCAAAAGATT CTCACACTGCTGATAGTTTGTTAGGTGATGGACCTTCCGAAATAGATAGAAGAAAAGGTCCTCACAGCTCCGGCAATAGATCTTTGTCGCCCAGTGATATTATGGGCCCCAATGGACCTCTACGACTTAATTCTTCAATAGGTCCGAATGGACCAATGGGCCCCGTTGGACCAATTGGCCCTAACGGTCCTATAGGACCAATGGGTCCAAGTGGTCCTATTGGACCGATAGGTGGAATGGGGATGATGGGTCCAAATATATCATTAATGGGAAGATCTTTACCACCAATGACACCGTTCAGAATCGGCAGAGAAG ATATGAGAATCAGATCTATGGGACCAAGAGGACCACTTTTACGACCCG GTATGTGGCTGGATGGACCTGGACAATTTGGTCCTCGGTTTAATGGTGGCCCTCCATTTAATAGACCGCCTTTCGATGGGCCACCATTCGATAGATCATTTGATGGACCTCCTTTTGATCGTCCACCATTTGACAGACCTCAGTTTGACGGTCCTGGCAGACCGTCTTTCGATGGTCCTGGCAGACCTCCATTTGACAGTCCTCGTTTTGAAGGTGGTGCTATGTATGATGGTCCACCAGATGGTTATTACGAAAGAAATGGGCCACGTGCTCCTAGGGGTATGAGAGGCTCGGAAGGAAGGAGACCACGGGAACGTGAAAATGAAGGTAGAGAACGGCCTAATCGCAGTTCGCGGTGGACTGAAAGCGAAAGTCCGGAGAAATCTACTAGTAAATCAGAaagcatcactgaaattaaagaccCCATTGAATCTGATAATACTGCGAATTCACAAAAATCTCCAGAAGATAAGGTTAGTCAAGACGATTCAGGAAACACAAATGATCAGTCACCAgataatactaataaaaattcTGAGGAAGACAAAGAGCCAACTCAATTTCACCCAGATGAAGTTGAAGATTCAtttgttaaaaacattgaaatagTCCCTGAAACCAAAAGTGATTGTGAAAATGATGTCAACGATACCCCAGCACCAGAGATCTTCGAAGATAAAGTAAACGAACAACCTGAAACACACATAGAACCCGAAGAAAATAATGTAGACAATGATAATGTAGAAGAAGGTAGAGGAACCCCATGTAGAGACGAACCAGCAAACACGTCGACTACGTCCCCAGACTTAACAAATCCCTGA